One Chloroflexota bacterium genomic region harbors:
- a CDS encoding WYL domain-containing protein, with translation MDDDLAGPARKRDRLARLLAVASILYAKGSTEQGVPVSEIARLTGMNVRTVYRDLRALEDELAMPIFQAGRGRYGIERRFFLPPLHLTVPEAIVLFLAARLIARWSDESDQVVISAFMKIASELPQPIARHVTATMLVIGEQRLNEPFTAIFNVVARGWAEGRVVEITYDSGTGPARHTRFRPYLLEPFAAGRSIYLIGHDETVDAMRTYKVERIRQATLTLDRYEIPDAFDPDQFLANSWGIWSSDTTPPVDVRLRFDAGVARRVRETIWHRSQVLTDLPDGGVELTVRVAGIVEIRPWVLSWGDQVEVLAPPELREAVAGAVRGATERYA, from the coding sequence CCGCAAGCGCGATCGGCTGGCGCGTCTGCTGGCGGTGGCCTCGATCCTGTACGCCAAGGGCAGCACCGAGCAGGGCGTGCCCGTGTCCGAGATCGCCCGCCTGACGGGCATGAATGTGCGGACCGTGTACCGCGACCTGCGCGCCCTCGAGGACGAGCTGGCGATGCCCATCTTCCAGGCCGGTCGAGGCCGTTACGGGATCGAGCGCCGCTTCTTCCTGCCGCCACTCCACCTGACCGTGCCGGAAGCCATCGTCCTGTTCCTCGCCGCGCGGCTCATCGCGCGCTGGTCCGATGAGTCGGACCAGGTCGTCATCAGCGCCTTCATGAAGATCGCCAGTGAGCTCCCGCAGCCCATCGCGCGCCATGTGACCGCCACCATGCTGGTCATCGGCGAGCAGCGCCTCAACGAGCCGTTCACGGCCATCTTCAACGTCGTGGCCCGCGGCTGGGCCGAGGGCCGGGTGGTGGAGATCACGTACGACTCCGGCACCGGCCCGGCCCGCCACACACGGTTCCGGCCCTACCTGCTGGAGCCGTTCGCCGCCGGACGCAGCATCTACCTCATCGGCCACGACGAGACCGTTGACGCCATGCGGACCTACAAGGTGGAGCGCATCCGTCAGGCGACCCTCACCCTCGACCGATACGAGATCCCCGACGCGTTCGACCCGGACCAATTCCTGGCCAACTCGTGGGGCATCTGGTCGTCGGACACCACCCCGCCGGTCGACGTTCGGCTGCGCTTCGATGCCGGCGTGGCGCGCCGCGTCCGGGAGACCATCTGGCATCGCTCGCAGGTCCTCACCGACCTCCCCGACGGAGGAGTCGAGCTGACCGTCCGGGTGGCGGGCATCGTCGAGATCCGGCCCTGGGTCCTCTCCTGGGGCGACCAGGTGGAGGTGCTTGCCCCGCCGGAGCTGCGCGAGGCGGTGGCCGGAGCGGTGCGGGGCGCGACCGAGCGCTACGCCTGA
- a CDS encoding Ku protein: MARAMWRGAIQFGLVTIPVKLYLATESTGIGFNMLHASCLNRIQMKIYCPHHDEVVPRSETVRGYEWSKGRYVVVTDDDLEAVPLKTIRAIEIAMFVDAQKEEHGAQFVKSAYYLEPDPVGKKAFFLLREVLADTGKSAICKVVMKDREQLAAINPYADTMLLTTLHWPDEIRSVEELAVDSSGIEIKASERKMAEQLIASMTGEFKAEEFQDDYRQALMGVIESKVAGEEPTPIAKAEPTRIGDLMAALEASVSAAREARRDAAAGGPAAKAKAAGGAKAASRAKKAEPAAAGERQTRRRKTA, encoded by the coding sequence ATGGCACGCGCGATGTGGCGGGGGGCGATCCAGTTCGGACTCGTCACGATCCCCGTCAAGCTGTACCTCGCCACCGAGTCGACCGGAATCGGGTTCAACATGCTGCACGCGAGCTGCCTGAACCGGATCCAGATGAAGATCTATTGCCCGCATCACGACGAGGTCGTGCCCCGCTCCGAGACGGTCCGAGGCTATGAATGGAGCAAGGGTCGGTACGTGGTGGTCACCGACGACGATCTGGAAGCCGTGCCGCTGAAGACCATCCGGGCCATCGAGATTGCCATGTTCGTGGACGCCCAGAAAGAGGAGCACGGGGCGCAGTTCGTGAAGAGCGCCTACTACCTCGAGCCCGATCCGGTTGGCAAGAAGGCGTTCTTCCTCCTCCGCGAGGTGCTGGCCGACACCGGGAAGAGCGCCATCTGCAAGGTGGTCATGAAGGACCGCGAGCAGCTGGCCGCCATCAACCCGTACGCCGACACCATGTTGCTGACCACCCTCCATTGGCCCGATGAAATCCGCTCTGTAGAAGAGCTGGCGGTGGACAGCAGCGGTATCGAGATCAAGGCCTCCGAGCGCAAGATGGCCGAGCAGCTCATCGCGTCGATGACCGGCGAGTTCAAGGCCGAGGAGTTCCAGGACGACTACCGCCAGGCGCTGATGGGCGTCATCGAGTCCAAGGTGGCCGGCGAGGAGCCGACGCCGATCGCCAAGGCCGAGCCGACCCGGATCGGAGACCTGATGGCCGCGCTGGAGGCCAGCGTGTCCGCTGCTCGGGAGGCGCGCCGCGATGCGGCCGCCGGTGGACCGGCTGCCAAGGCCAAGGCGGCAGGCGGAGCCAAGGCTGCCAGCCGAGCCAAGAAGGCCGAGCCGGCCGCCGCCGGTGAGCGTCAGACCCGGCGGCGCAAGACCGCCTGA
- a CDS encoding OsmC family protein → MRVLATFPAPASSLRADAETGSGFTVTIDSPDAGTPAGASPREAVLVGLAGCTGMDVAAILAKKRQAPSSYQVAVEAVTAARPPQVFTRIVIEHQLSGAVEPEALHRAIELSATRYCPVSAMLSRSVTLEHRYRLRQAGQPDREALVVITGPDRSNA, encoded by the coding sequence ATGCGGGTCCTGGCCACGTTCCCCGCGCCCGCGTCCTCGCTGCGGGCCGACGCGGAGACCGGGTCCGGCTTCACGGTCACGATCGACAGCCCGGATGCCGGGACTCCAGCCGGGGCCTCCCCGCGCGAGGCGGTGCTGGTGGGCCTGGCCGGCTGCACCGGGATGGACGTGGCGGCCATCCTGGCCAAGAAGCGCCAGGCGCCCAGCAGCTACCAGGTGGCGGTGGAGGCCGTAACGGCTGCGCGTCCGCCGCAGGTCTTTACCCGGATCGTGATCGAGCACCAGCTCAGCGGGGCGGTGGAGCCCGAGGCCCTGCACCGGGCCATCGAGCTGTCGGCCACCCGCTACTGCCCGGTCAGCGCCATGCTGAGCCGGTCGGTGACGCTGGAGCATCGGTATCGGCTGCGTCAAGCCGGGCAGCCCGATCGGGAAGCGCTTGTGGTCATCACCGGGCCCGATCGATCGAATGCGTAG
- a CDS encoding ATP-dependent DNA ligase, whose amino-acid sequence MAPRSSPFAAFATAADDVAATRSKLAKRDRLATYLRELPAGDLPSAATFLSGKPLPGAADRLGLGWVQQAAALAAASGVDESAMSAAWLRHSDFGDVAAELLAGRQSAGPPLTVSDVARGYRAMSDASSAEARVALMADLFRRATPAEARYVGRIAARELRIGLREGLLEEAIAAAFAAPLESVRRALMLLGEPGEAAQLARRGTLDQAALDLGRPIRPMLATPVGDAAEVMRRVGSEAWVEDKYDGIRAQLHLRDGQGRLFSRDLKEITVSFPEVTAAVADLSESLVLDGELVPFKAGAVLDFAALQTRLGRVRPDAALLERVPVALVAFDLLHLNGADLLERPLRDRRTALERLELPERTDARFLYARLNRARSAEEVDELFDAARERHNEGLMVKDPTSVYQPGRRGLGWLKLKKALATLDCVVVGVEWGHGKRRGVLSDYTFAVREPDGASLAVIGKAYTGLTDAEIAAFTEHFLRTTVRDFGRFRSVVPEVVVEIAFDRIMRSGRHGSGFALRFPRIVRVRDDKTVAEIDDLATVETLYQAQASGRILLATGRGGSEARIAATGKLDGE is encoded by the coding sequence ATGGCGCCCCGCAGCTCCCCGTTTGCCGCGTTCGCGACCGCCGCCGACGACGTGGCCGCCACCCGCTCCAAGCTGGCCAAGCGGGATCGGCTGGCGACCTACCTGCGCGAGCTGCCCGCCGGCGACCTGCCGTCGGCGGCCACTTTCCTGTCGGGCAAGCCGCTCCCCGGCGCCGCGGACCGCCTGGGCCTGGGCTGGGTCCAGCAGGCGGCCGCGCTGGCGGCGGCCAGCGGTGTGGACGAGAGCGCCATGTCGGCTGCCTGGCTGCGCCACTCGGACTTCGGGGATGTGGCCGCGGAGCTGCTCGCCGGCCGGCAATCGGCGGGGCCGCCGCTTACCGTGTCCGATGTGGCACGCGGCTACCGGGCCATGTCCGATGCCTCGAGCGCCGAGGCGCGGGTGGCCCTGATGGCCGACCTGTTCCGGCGCGCGACCCCGGCCGAGGCCCGCTACGTGGGCCGCATCGCGGCGCGCGAGCTGCGCATCGGCCTGCGCGAAGGGCTGCTCGAAGAGGCCATCGCCGCTGCTTTCGCGGCGCCGCTCGAATCGGTCCGCCGGGCGCTCATGCTGCTCGGCGAGCCGGGCGAGGCGGCCCAACTGGCCCGCCGGGGAACGCTCGACCAGGCCGCGCTGGACCTGGGTCGGCCCATCCGGCCCATGCTGGCGACTCCGGTCGGCGACGCGGCCGAGGTCATGCGGCGGGTCGGGTCCGAGGCCTGGGTGGAGGACAAGTACGACGGCATCCGGGCTCAGCTCCACCTCCGCGACGGCCAGGGTCGGCTGTTCAGTCGTGACCTGAAGGAGATCACGGTTTCCTTCCCGGAGGTCACGGCGGCCGTCGCGGACCTGTCCGAGTCGCTCGTGCTCGACGGTGAGCTCGTGCCCTTCAAGGCGGGCGCGGTGCTGGACTTCGCGGCTCTCCAGACTCGTCTGGGCCGAGTACGGCCCGACGCCGCCCTTCTCGAGCGCGTGCCCGTCGCCCTGGTCGCGTTCGACCTCCTCCATCTGAACGGAGCGGACCTGCTGGAGCGGCCACTTCGGGATCGGCGCACCGCTCTCGAGCGCCTCGAGCTCCCCGAGCGAACCGACGCCCGGTTCCTGTACGCGCGCCTGAACCGGGCCCGCTCAGCGGAGGAAGTGGACGAGCTGTTCGACGCCGCCCGTGAGCGGCACAACGAGGGGCTGATGGTCAAAGACCCGACCTCGGTCTACCAGCCCGGCCGGCGCGGCCTGGGCTGGCTGAAGCTGAAGAAGGCGCTGGCCACCCTGGATTGCGTGGTGGTCGGCGTGGAGTGGGGCCACGGCAAGCGTCGCGGCGTCCTGTCGGACTACACCTTTGCCGTGCGCGAGCCGGACGGTGCCTCGCTGGCCGTCATCGGCAAGGCCTACACCGGCCTGACCGATGCCGAGATCGCCGCCTTCACCGAGCATTTCCTGCGCACCACGGTGCGCGACTTCGGACGCTTCCGGAGCGTGGTGCCGGAGGTCGTGGTTGAGATCGCGTTCGATCGGATCATGCGCAGCGGTCGGCACGGGAGCGGGTTCGCGCTGCGCTTCCCACGGATCGTGCGAGTGCGCGACGACAAGACCGTGGCCGAGATCGATGACCTGGCCACCGTGGAGACCCTGTACCAGGCCCAGGCCAGCGGGCGGATCCTGCTGGCCACCGGGCGTGGCGGCAGCGAGGCCCGGATCGCCGCCACTGGCAAGCTGGACGGCGAGTAG
- the galU gene encoding UTP--glucose-1-phosphate uridylyltransferase GalU — protein MTARVRKAVLPAAGFGTRFLPATKAIPKEILPLVDRPVIQYAVEEAVASGIEQIIIVVGSGTSVIEEHFDSHPAMERWLEDRGDIELLRAVRHQSEYGAIAYVRQKEPLGLGHAILMAKELVGDEPFAVLLPDDVMVNPGGAPVIAQLMEAHSAHRGSVIAITRVPPAEASRYGIVRTTRGEGRLWELADVVEKPPVDEAPSDLAVLGRYVLSPRIFDELEHTPQGAGGEIQLTDAIRSLIADQTVYGYQFAGHRYDAGTRIGWLEANVALALESDLADDFRTYLRGLDLRD, from the coding sequence ATCACCGCGCGCGTCCGCAAGGCGGTCCTCCCCGCCGCCGGCTTCGGGACCCGATTCCTGCCGGCAACCAAGGCCATTCCCAAGGAGATCCTGCCCCTCGTCGACCGGCCGGTCATCCAGTACGCGGTCGAGGAAGCCGTCGCCTCGGGCATCGAGCAGATCATCATCGTCGTCGGTTCGGGGACGAGCGTCATCGAGGAGCACTTCGACTCGCACCCGGCGATGGAGCGCTGGCTTGAGGATCGGGGTGACATCGAGCTCCTGCGCGCGGTCCGCCACCAGTCCGAGTACGGCGCAATCGCGTATGTCCGCCAGAAGGAGCCGCTGGGGCTGGGCCACGCGATCCTGATGGCCAAGGAGCTGGTCGGCGACGAGCCGTTCGCGGTGCTCCTTCCCGACGATGTCATGGTCAACCCCGGTGGGGCCCCGGTCATCGCGCAGCTGATGGAGGCCCACAGCGCGCACCGCGGATCGGTGATCGCCATCACCCGGGTCCCGCCCGCCGAAGCCAGCCGCTACGGGATCGTGCGCACCACCCGCGGCGAAGGCCGGCTGTGGGAGCTGGCCGACGTGGTCGAGAAGCCGCCGGTGGACGAGGCCCCGTCCGACCTGGCGGTGCTGGGCCGCTACGTCCTGAGCCCGCGCATCTTCGACGAGCTCGAGCACACCCCCCAGGGCGCTGGGGGCGAGATCCAGCTCACCGACGCCATTCGGTCCCTCATCGCCGACCAGACCGTGTACGGCTACCAGTTCGCCGGCCACCGCTACGACGCCGGCACCCGGATCGGCTGGCTGGAGGCCAACGTGGCGCTGGCCCTGGAGTCGGACCTGGCCGACGACTTCCGCACCTACCTCCGCGGCCTCGACCTGCGAGACTAG